The proteins below come from a single Corynebacterium cystitidis genomic window:
- a CDS encoding RecQ family ATP-dependent DNA helicase yields the protein MTRSETTTGTQQLATRAEADQLLKLIAGGHATLRGDQWVAIDALVNQHRRMLVVQRTGWGKSAVYFIAAKLLRARGAGASVIISPLLALMRNQVAAAGRAGIKAATINSANMTQWDQIQGQVSSGEVDVLLISPERLNNPDFRDQVLPQLAATVGMVVVDEAHCISDWGHDFRPDYRRIRTLLDDLPSHTPVLATTATANDRVVGDVTAQLGEGTGVLRGGLDRESLALSVVKLPDSTQRAAWIASQLDFLPGSGIIYCLTVSAAEDVAEALEAVGWNVAAYTGRTEAAEREELERALINNELKALVATSALGMGFDKPDVGFVVHLGAPSSPISYYQQVGRAGRGTEHAEVILLPGPEDTDIWEYFASASMPDEATVHQLIGALDDETPLSTARLENMVDLSRSRIDQALKVLDVDGAVKRVSGGWVSTGAGWEYDRARYGGLAQARQAEQDAMIEYQNVETCRMVFLRHQLDDPTITPGEACGRCDNCTGRHFSAQVDPAMAQRVDERLRSPGVRLTQRKMWPTGSARKGKIRGVLPGRALGRLNDIARGPALAELLGQNTWRPDPSVSWQEDPWLRRVIAVLADWGWETRPNTVVALGSEDPARHGLIVALAQAVAQVGRMTFGGVVGTRGEPVAAHNSAYRVNALHEHFIYSDVSVSEGPVLLVTDIVDTGWSVTVAGADLVVQFCTDVLPLAVASRG from the coding sequence ATGACAAGGTCGGAGACTACTACGGGGACTCAACAACTGGCTACGCGCGCTGAGGCTGATCAACTCCTGAAACTGATTGCCGGTGGGCACGCCACGCTGCGAGGCGACCAGTGGGTGGCAATTGACGCGTTGGTGAATCAGCACCGCAGGATGCTTGTTGTCCAGCGTACGGGTTGGGGGAAGTCGGCGGTGTATTTCATCGCGGCGAAGCTGCTGCGTGCGCGGGGTGCTGGTGCGTCGGTGATTATTTCGCCGTTGCTGGCCCTGATGCGCAACCAGGTAGCGGCAGCGGGCCGCGCCGGGATTAAGGCCGCCACAATTAACTCGGCGAACATGACGCAGTGGGACCAGATCCAGGGGCAAGTCTCCTCGGGGGAGGTCGATGTGCTGTTGATCAGCCCGGAACGCCTCAATAATCCGGATTTCCGCGACCAGGTGTTGCCCCAGTTGGCAGCCACGGTGGGCATGGTGGTGGTGGATGAGGCGCACTGTATTTCGGATTGGGGGCATGACTTCCGCCCGGATTACCGTCGCATTCGCACACTTCTCGACGATTTACCCTCCCACACCCCAGTGTTGGCAACAACGGCGACGGCCAACGATCGTGTGGTGGGTGATGTTACTGCTCAGCTGGGTGAAGGCACTGGGGTGTTGCGTGGTGGTCTTGATCGCGAGTCGCTTGCTTTGAGCGTCGTTAAGCTCCCTGATTCTACGCAGCGCGCCGCCTGGATTGCTTCTCAGCTGGACTTTCTGCCGGGGTCGGGAATCATCTATTGTCTGACGGTGTCTGCAGCGGAGGATGTGGCCGAGGCACTGGAGGCCGTCGGCTGGAATGTCGCCGCTTATACGGGGCGCACTGAGGCTGCTGAGCGCGAAGAGTTGGAACGCGCCTTGATCAATAACGAATTGAAAGCGCTGGTGGCCACGAGCGCTTTGGGCATGGGTTTTGATAAGCCGGATGTGGGTTTTGTGGTGCATCTGGGCGCGCCGAGCAGTCCAATTAGCTACTACCAGCAAGTGGGTCGTGCTGGCCGTGGCACTGAGCACGCCGAGGTGATCCTGCTGCCTGGCCCTGAGGACACAGATATTTGGGAGTACTTCGCGTCTGCGTCCATGCCGGATGAAGCGACCGTCCACCAGCTCATCGGTGCGCTTGACGACGAGACCCCGCTTTCTACTGCGAGGCTAGAAAACATGGTGGATCTGTCACGCTCGCGCATCGACCAAGCGTTAAAAGTGCTTGATGTCGACGGTGCCGTCAAGCGGGTCAGCGGTGGGTGGGTGTCCACTGGGGCGGGGTGGGAGTATGACCGTGCCCGGTACGGTGGCCTTGCGCAGGCCCGCCAGGCTGAGCAGGACGCCATGATCGAATACCAGAACGTGGAAACATGTCGCATGGTGTTTTTGCGCCACCAGCTTGATGATCCCACGATCACCCCAGGCGAAGCCTGTGGTCGTTGCGATAACTGCACCGGCCGCCACTTCTCAGCCCAGGTGGACCCGGCGATGGCGCAGCGTGTCGACGAGCGGCTGCGCAGCCCCGGTGTGCGTTTGACCCAGCGCAAGATGTGGCCAACGGGTTCAGCCCGCAAAGGCAAGATCCGCGGGGTGCTTCCAGGCCGGGCGTTGGGCAGGCTGAACGACATTGCTCGTGGCCCAGCTTTGGCTGAGCTGCTGGGACAGAATACGTGGCGGCCGGATCCGTCCGTGAGTTGGCAGGAGGACCCGTGGTTGCGCCGCGTTATCGCTGTGCTCGCCGATTGGGGCTGGGAGACCCGCCCGAACACCGTTGTCGCTTTAGGCAGTGAGGACCCGGCGCGCCACGGCCTCATTGTGGCTCTTGCCCAGGCGGTGGCGCAGGTGGGGCGCATGACGTTTGGGGGTGTGGTTGGTACACGTGGTGAGCCGGTGGCCGCCCACAACTCGGCTTACCGGGTCAACGCGCTGCATGAGCACTTCATATATTCAGATGTTTCTGTGTCGGAGGGGCCTGTTTTGTTGGTCACAGACATCGTTGATACTGGTTGGTCGGTCACGGTGGCGGGCGCTGACTTGGTGGTGCAGTTCTGCACCGATGTGTTGCCACTGGCGGTGGCGTCGCGAGGTTAG